The proteins below come from a single Deinococcus humi genomic window:
- a CDS encoding molybdopterin oxidoreductase family protein — MTASVPTRDVLLTCPLDCPDACRLRVTLGRGEDGQERMLKVTGDAGHPYTRGFACAKTVHYPARANHPDRPLYPLRRVNPKTDAEPVFERVSWDAALDDIAARLRTLLDTRGPQSILRYNYAGTMGLMEGAHVHALFRALGTPELDETICATAGTEAWAMGYGARYAVDPADVRRARLIVLWGINSLSTHSHLTPELTAARKAGARIICIDPYRNRSAAYADTHLKIRPGSDAALALGVMHELFAHGWTDDAYIAEATEGIEELREAALGWTPQRTAATTGLSVQDVQDLARAIGTTRPTYIRVGYGMTRHEYGGTNLRAVTLISALTGDWRVPGGGCVLSSSGAFKLNRTQLGAAHLIRKETPHINMNAFSDALKPAAGLGATLIYNCNPAVVAPDSGSVRAGLQRADLLVVVLEQAMTETARLADYVLPATTFAEHADVYTSYGHHWLGYNPAELEAPGEARPNSWVFQQLARRLGVTEPSVYWSVDDLLEAVLDSGHPYLTGVTPERVRAEGSVRLNLPTPFLPYAHGAETPSGRVQLAPAPVHREAQAALNDVYPLRLLTPPAHHFLNSTYGNLPNLNRAEGGEPQLLIHPDDAQAAGLSDGAYAALESEVGQVQRRVRVTGATQPGVVVVEGTWWGLSAPDGQSINTLTAQTLTDLGGGSTFHNTRVRVRPVGAAGDSSTATDQGS; from the coding sequence ATGACCGCCTCTGTTCCCACGCGCGACGTGCTGCTCACCTGCCCGCTGGATTGCCCCGATGCCTGCCGCCTGCGGGTCACGCTCGGGCGGGGTGAGGACGGACAGGAACGCATGCTGAAGGTCACGGGAGACGCCGGACACCCCTACACCCGCGGCTTTGCCTGTGCCAAGACGGTGCATTACCCCGCGCGGGCCAACCATCCGGACCGGCCCCTGTACCCGCTGCGGCGCGTGAATCCGAAGACTGATGCCGAGCCGGTGTTCGAGCGCGTGAGCTGGGACGCGGCGCTCGACGACATCGCCGCCCGCTTGAGGACGTTGCTGGACACCCGCGGCCCGCAGAGCATCCTGCGCTACAATTACGCCGGGACCATGGGCCTGATGGAGGGTGCGCACGTGCACGCGCTGTTCCGCGCCCTGGGCACCCCGGAACTGGACGAAACGATCTGCGCCACCGCCGGCACCGAGGCCTGGGCCATGGGCTACGGCGCGCGCTACGCGGTTGATCCGGCAGACGTGCGCCGCGCCCGGCTGATCGTGTTGTGGGGGATCAACAGCTTGAGCACCCACAGCCACCTGACGCCCGAGCTCACGGCGGCCCGCAAGGCCGGGGCCAGGATCATCTGCATCGATCCGTACCGCAATCGCAGTGCCGCCTACGCCGACACGCACCTCAAGATCCGTCCTGGCAGCGACGCCGCGTTGGCGCTGGGCGTGATGCACGAGCTGTTCGCCCACGGCTGGACCGACGATGCATACATCGCCGAGGCGACCGAGGGCATCGAGGAGCTGCGTGAAGCTGCCCTTGGGTGGACGCCGCAGCGCACGGCCGCCACCACCGGTCTGAGCGTGCAGGATGTGCAGGACCTCGCACGCGCCATCGGGACCACCCGGCCCACCTACATTCGGGTCGGCTACGGCATGACCCGCCACGAATACGGCGGAACCAACCTGCGCGCCGTCACCCTGATCTCCGCGCTGACCGGCGACTGGCGCGTGCCAGGCGGCGGCTGCGTCCTGAGCAGCAGCGGGGCGTTCAAGCTCAACCGCACGCAGCTGGGCGCGGCCCACCTGATCCGCAAGGAGACACCGCACATCAACATGAATGCCTTCTCGGACGCCCTGAAGCCCGCGGCCGGGCTGGGCGCCACGTTGATCTACAACTGCAACCCGGCGGTGGTTGCCCCAGATTCGGGCAGCGTGCGCGCCGGCCTGCAGCGCGCCGACCTGCTGGTGGTGGTGCTGGAACAGGCCATGACCGAGACGGCCCGGCTGGCCGATTACGTGCTGCCCGCCACGACGTTTGCCGAACACGCCGACGTGTACACGAGTTACGGCCACCACTGGCTGGGCTACAACCCGGCAGAATTGGAGGCCCCCGGCGAGGCGAGGCCCAACTCCTGGGTCTTTCAGCAGCTGGCCCGCCGCCTGGGCGTGACCGAGCCGAGCGTGTACTGGAGTGTAGATGACCTGCTGGAGGCCGTACTGGACAGCGGCCACCCGTATCTAACCGGTGTGACCCCCGAGAGGGTGAGAGCCGAGGGCAGCGTGCGCCTGAATCTGCCCACGCCCTTCTTGCCGTATGCCCACGGGGCGGAGACCCCCAGTGGCCGGGTGCAGCTTGCGCCCGCGCCGGTTCACCGCGAGGCGCAGGCCGCGCTGAATGACGTCTATCCCCTGCGGCTGCTCACCCCGCCAGCGCATCACTTCCTGAACAGCACCTACGGCAACCTGCCCAACCTCAACCGCGCCGAGGGCGGCGAGCCCCAGCTCCTGATCCATCCTGACGACGCGCAGGCGGCCGGGCTGAGCGATGGGGCCTACGCCGCGCTGGAATCTGAGGTGGGCCAGGTGCAGCGCCGCGTGCGGGTGACCGGGGCAACGCAGCCAGGCGTGGTGGTCGTGGAGGGGACATGGTGGGGCCTGTCGGCGCCGGACGGCCAGAGCATCAATACCCTGACCGCCCAGACCCTCACCGACCTGGGCGGGGGCAGCACCTTCCACAACACGCGGGTGCGGGTGCGGCCCGTCGGGGCCGCTGGGGACAGCAGCACGGCGACGGACCAGGGCTCCTGA
- a CDS encoding Rrf2 family transcriptional regulator, translating to MNSDYSIAVHVLALLNAFPEPMSSEEMAASVGVNPVVVRNVVGHLRRAGLLDTQRGVPGARLTRSASQITLLDIYRAVGAPDSVLKLHQKANPACPVGARIQGVLDAVFEQAQAAMEARLALVRLSDVTTAIAQVS from the coding sequence ATGAACAGTGACTATTCTATTGCCGTGCATGTCCTGGCCCTCCTGAACGCCTTTCCTGAGCCGATGAGTTCCGAGGAGATGGCCGCAAGCGTCGGCGTCAATCCGGTGGTGGTGAGGAATGTGGTGGGGCACCTCAGGCGGGCGGGCCTGCTCGACACCCAGCGGGGAGTGCCCGGAGCCAGATTGACCCGGTCAGCGTCGCAAATCACGCTGCTGGACATCTACCGGGCCGTCGGAGCGCCGGATTCAGTCCTGAAGCTGCATCAGAAAGCCAACCCGGCCTGCCCGGTAGGAGCACGCATTCAGGGCGTGCTGGACGCGGTCTTTGAACAGGCTCAGGCAGCCATGGAGGCGCGTTTGGCCCTGGTCCGGCTCTCGGACGTCACGACAGCCATAGCTCAGGTGAGCTGA
- a CDS encoding SDR family oxidoreductase, with product MSNRLIAVTGATGHLGQLTISAMLEHGVPPQEIVALVRDPAKAEALTAQGVQVRQADYTQPQTLDAALKGVSHLLLISSSDFNDRVGQHRNVVDAAARAGVKLLAYTSLLRADTSAMILAGDHKATEELIRASGLPFVFLRNGWYLENYTPAQAAQLGVIAGSAGEGRVSAAARADYAAAAATVLSQPGHENAVYELGGDQAFTLAELAAEVQAQTGRPVSYQDMPQQAYAEMLRGVGLPAALADVLADSDAHLAQGELYTDRHDLSRLISRPTTTLAESVRAALA from the coding sequence ATGTCCAACCGTCTGATCGCCGTCACCGGAGCCACCGGCCATCTCGGTCAACTCACCATCTCGGCCATGCTGGAGCATGGGGTGCCCCCCCAGGAGATCGTGGCGTTGGTGCGCGACCCTGCCAAGGCCGAAGCTCTGACCGCCCAGGGCGTGCAGGTGCGGCAGGCCGACTACACACAGCCGCAGACGCTGGACGCGGCGCTGAAGGGCGTAAGCCACCTGCTTCTGATTTCGTCCAGCGATTTCAACGATCGCGTGGGCCAGCACCGCAATGTGGTGGACGCCGCCGCACGGGCAGGGGTGAAGCTGCTGGCGTATACCAGTCTGCTGCGGGCCGATACCTCCGCGATGATTCTGGCGGGCGATCACAAGGCCACCGAGGAGCTGATTCGCGCCTCCGGCCTGCCCTTCGTCTTTCTACGGAACGGCTGGTATCTGGAGAATTACACCCCTGCCCAGGCCGCGCAACTCGGGGTCATCGCGGGGAGTGCGGGAGAAGGCCGGGTCAGCGCTGCGGCCCGGGCTGACTATGCGGCAGCGGCGGCCACGGTCCTCAGTCAGCCCGGCCACGAGAACGCGGTCTACGAGCTGGGCGGCGATCAGGCCTTCACGCTCGCCGAGCTGGCGGCCGAGGTGCAGGCCCAAACAGGACGCCCGGTGAGCTATCAGGATATGCCGCAGCAGGCCTACGCTGAAATGTTGCGGGGAGTGGGCCTGCCCGCTGCTCTGGCCGACGTCCTTGCCGATTCTGACGCGCACCTCGCACAGGGCGAACTGTACACTGACCGCCACGATCTGAGCCGCCTGATCAGTCGGCCAACCACCACGCTGGCCGAAAGCGTTCGGGCGGCCCTGGCCTAA
- a CDS encoding fibronectin type III domain-containing protein: MQKREMVGFLMLTGALASCGDGGAAPGQIPANPTTFTAAAKGSTQVQLDWSGVEAGAHVVLERKFNNGAYATLKDNLTTTSWLDENLTPNTTYTYRLKATNAVGSSSGLEKSATTADSGNPDFTLDATPNTLSIGPGQSSATTVSVTRPQNPDGTVALTLEGEVVGTGPDKIAGTFSEGNNTLSLTVGSNVPVGLYDLTVRGTNGSVTKAANVRVVVEKWLLVDDDRSGNNWPTSNPAPDSDGDKFMRAAMAGKVFDVAVVPYSASGQAKDEPDGPSTETMKKYSGVMWYTGNTIVNPVTSGDVANLQGYLNTANRKVVLFSPGFVRTSATNGSTMAEPGEAVQTFFKAYAGVDKLAYAGLINGSYTVTGQANTVMQGLSLTLKQGANRADLAPGQGTQTLLSAGSAVVATVRSGVGTATSSRLTLLGLPTSNLTQDDTTALLGKLMR, encoded by the coding sequence ATGCAGAAACGAGAAATGGTCGGATTTTTGATGCTCACAGGTGCGCTGGCAAGTTGTGGAGATGGCGGTGCGGCGCCGGGACAGATCCCCGCCAACCCCACGACTTTTACCGCGGCCGCCAAGGGCAGTACCCAGGTACAGCTCGACTGGAGCGGCGTGGAGGCGGGAGCACACGTGGTGCTGGAGCGCAAGTTCAACAACGGGGCCTACGCCACGCTGAAGGACAACCTGACCACGACGAGCTGGCTGGATGAGAACCTGACCCCCAACACCACGTACACCTACCGCCTTAAGGCCACGAACGCGGTCGGGTCGAGCAGCGGACTGGAAAAGAGTGCCACCACCGCCGATTCCGGCAACCCCGACTTCACCCTGGACGCCACGCCCAATACGCTCAGCATCGGGCCGGGCCAGAGTTCGGCGACCACTGTCAGTGTCACTCGCCCGCAGAACCCGGACGGGACCGTGGCGCTCACGCTGGAGGGGGAGGTGGTCGGGACGGGCCCCGACAAGATCGCGGGCACGTTTAGCGAAGGGAATAACACGCTGTCCCTGACGGTCGGTTCAAACGTTCCGGTCGGCTTATACGATCTGACGGTCAGGGGCACGAATGGCAGCGTCACCAAGGCCGCGAACGTGCGCGTCGTGGTGGAGAAGTGGCTGCTGGTGGACGATGACCGCAGCGGCAACAACTGGCCCACCAGCAATCCTGCCCCTGACTCAGACGGCGACAAGTTCATGCGCGCCGCGATGGCCGGCAAGGTCTTTGACGTGGCAGTCGTGCCCTACAGTGCCAGTGGGCAGGCGAAGGACGAACCCGACGGCCCCAGCACCGAAACTATGAAGAAGTACAGCGGCGTGATGTGGTACACCGGAAACACCATTGTTAACCCCGTGACATCCGGCGACGTGGCGAACCTCCAGGGCTACCTGAACACCGCGAACCGCAAGGTCGTGCTCTTCTCGCCTGGGTTTGTCCGGACCTCCGCCACAAACGGCTCGACCATGGCAGAACCCGGTGAGGCAGTTCAGACGTTCTTCAAGGCGTACGCAGGGGTAGATAAGCTGGCGTACGCGGGGCTCATCAACGGGAGCTACACCGTCACCGGCCAGGCGAACACGGTCATGCAGGGCCTGAGCCTCACCCTGAAACAGGGTGCCAACCGGGCCGACCTGGCGCCGGGGCAGGGCACGCAGACCTTGCTGAGCGCCGGGAGCGCCGTGGTGGCGACGGTCAGGTCAGGCGTGGGCACGGCGACCTCTTCGAGGCTGACTCTGCTCGGCCTGCCCACCAGTAATCTGACCCAGGACGACACGACGGCCCTGCTCGGGAAACTGATGCGGTAA
- a CDS encoding carboxypeptidase-like regulatory domain-containing protein encodes MSTKKLNGVKAGLLLASLLAGGVTQADTTKPTPYIMTGTVRNSAGQPVSGVDVYAENTLYYNMNALGTTNRQGRYTITLPRNEIGTWRGGARLSREYHGTVYQFQLVPADRSEFATRSGAIRDFTWKLTGKKPDGGYYGGTLWMFGAVNAPGFDLGRVEVTLTPVGPIIDGSPGKVIKGFLVGSQLRDIPIGRYKVSARYMPENSAPQTVLIGARNPSNYELSMTSDFRRSNTVGDVLEFTVRLGEKPTTSASDALYVSGEVRANADLKGTVVAVCVMKGDQCDQATRRTTTVTTPGMSAAYRLDDLQESAKYQLSAWKDVNGDGQVNAGDLFGIYGADAPGTTVTAPNMFTSISLTTVR; translated from the coding sequence ATGAGCACAAAGAAATTGAACGGCGTAAAAGCAGGACTCCTCCTCGCCTCGCTCCTTGCCGGAGGCGTGACTCAGGCAGACACCACCAAACCCACTCCCTACATAATGACCGGAACCGTTCGAAATTCCGCCGGGCAGCCTGTCTCTGGCGTGGACGTCTACGCGGAGAACACGCTGTACTACAACATGAACGCGCTCGGGACGACCAATCGGCAGGGGCGGTACACCATCACGCTTCCGAGAAACGAGATCGGTACCTGGCGCGGTGGTGCCCGGCTGAGCCGCGAATACCATGGGACGGTCTACCAGTTCCAGCTCGTGCCCGCTGACCGATCCGAGTTCGCCACACGGTCAGGAGCCATCCGCGACTTCACCTGGAAGCTCACTGGAAAAAAGCCCGACGGCGGATATTACGGCGGAACGCTGTGGATGTTCGGCGCAGTGAATGCGCCCGGCTTCGACCTGGGCCGCGTAGAGGTCACGTTGACCCCGGTCGGGCCGATCATTGACGGCAGCCCTGGAAAGGTGATCAAGGGCTTCCTCGTGGGCTCGCAACTGCGGGACATTCCAATAGGCCGCTACAAGGTCTCGGCACGGTACATGCCCGAGAACAGCGCCCCACAGACCGTGCTGATCGGGGCTCGCAACCCCAGCAACTATGAACTCTCCATGACGAGCGACTTCCGGCGCTCGAACACCGTGGGTGACGTGCTGGAGTTCACCGTAAGACTGGGGGAGAAACCCACGACGAGCGCGAGCGACGCTCTGTACGTGTCCGGTGAGGTGCGTGCGAACGCGGACCTGAAGGGTACTGTGGTCGCGGTATGCGTGATGAAGGGCGATCAGTGCGACCAGGCGACGAGGCGAACAACGACGGTCACCACACCAGGCATGAGCGCGGCGTACCGCCTGGACGATCTTCAGGAGAGTGCGAAATACCAGCTCTCCGCCTGGAAAGACGTAAACGGCGATGGACAGGTGAATGCCGGAGATCTGTTCGGCATCTACGGCGCGGACGCTCCGGGCACCACGGTGACGGCGCCCAACATGTTTACCAGCATCTCCCTGACGACCGTGCGGTAA
- a CDS encoding carboxypeptidase-like regulatory domain-containing protein yields the protein MKLKLSRITLIFATLASASLTACGAPPPVSPPTQNQNPKPSPEPNPNPGTARPFHMMGVVKNSQGKPLANVQVGADNTVIDGSEVWTVTDGQGHYDLDFSNFPILNSWTATANFPVNYHGQPYTFYPEVDTTAPFLGQDGAVRNFTLKLTGPSSGGGYHGALLYANYGLSEAGEMPEFNDVEYQLMPDGPLIDGTTGDSFTLKWAQLPFEVPQGRYTITARSLSGKGPLWLKTRGGSYGPSATLNMEYTAGTGMTLSVDIVHPHQ from the coding sequence ATGAAGCTCAAGCTATCCCGCATCACGCTAATCTTCGCAACCCTCGCCAGCGCCTCTCTGACCGCCTGTGGCGCTCCCCCTCCGGTCAGCCCACCGACACAAAACCAGAATCCCAAGCCGTCCCCAGAGCCGAACCCGAATCCCGGCACCGCCCGGCCATTCCACATGATGGGTGTAGTCAAGAACTCCCAGGGCAAACCGCTGGCGAACGTGCAGGTGGGGGCCGACAATACCGTGATCGACGGTTCCGAGGTCTGGACCGTGACAGATGGGCAAGGGCACTATGATCTTGATTTTTCCAACTTCCCCATTCTCAATTCATGGACGGCAACCGCCAATTTTCCCGTCAATTACCATGGGCAACCCTACACCTTCTATCCCGAGGTTGACACCACTGCTCCTTTTCTAGGCCAGGATGGCGCTGTACGGAACTTTACGCTGAAACTGACGGGTCCTTCTTCTGGTGGCGGATATCACGGTGCCCTTTTATACGCCAATTACGGGCTTTCGGAAGCAGGGGAAATGCCAGAGTTTAATGATGTGGAATATCAGCTTATGCCGGATGGCCCACTCATCGACGGAACAACGGGCGATTCATTCACCTTAAAGTGGGCGCAATTGCCCTTCGAGGTGCCACAGGGGCGTTACACGATCACGGCACGCTCACTCTCGGGCAAAGGTCCTCTGTGGCTTAAGACGCGTGGTGGATCTTATGGTCCTAGCGCCACGCTGAACATGGAATATACAGCGGGTACAGGAATGACGCTCAGTGTGGATATTGTCCATCCACACCAATAA
- a CDS encoding ATP-binding protein, protein MTGESLTPATTGTGQTWFLKLLGGVYVLDGSAHRRIEPSLAAVLAYLALRGRTHKYRLAGWLWPDAGEIAARANMRQLLRRVRLSLGPDFIQGTGEIALHPQVRVDLVDFQRQVQAGALHDILTHQGELLEHLTFDNAPDFAEWLEGERERLLQLRLSAALRASEALRQDEKSAEALLYAQHALSLEPLSEEAARQVMMLYHGRGDRSAALQAYERFRQMLRDRLGVEPSPETQALGERIRLDALPRLAPRTVPDPLPLPALVGRDHELGVLAQAWERGQMIFVSGEAGMGKTLLTMTFAAGRGRALRFEALPGDRQVPYVTAARMVRRLLEHWPTGREPGGLPEWVAGEVARLVPDVFGQVGTPLTSAADRLRFFDALIELNRLACADIDVCVLDDAHFADEATSEFAEYFLAHLASLPQAPFPVWIDVYRDDELPEAARRTVQTLTDAGLAINLQLTPLSVEGVGELLGILNLPEGLQQQAARYRAYTGGNPLFILETVRDLSEGTGLDDLARLPTKVAGLIARRLSRLSPAALQMARAAATLGGEFTLDQLGEVLDLGPLAAVQGWDELGHAGIVRGESLAHDLMRVAIRAGTPAATQILLHRSSARALERAPGPSSAHAQRIAQHYQGGRQPLQAAAWYLKAAQGLVELMQYGPALKLREQAAALYEEALEFDLALDVRLGTLSAPWAEEQPAALRSVVDGLLRLASDDVQRAAARLGQATLRLAESNLQPVSLVTPDRAATSHQIRLEALDLAREGQALLTRESGLLHDRLQALLLRIEVKALVSVHDQAGLEERLGAAAALLTHLPQSQAAILLLYTVGEGLMRQAQPEGALDTVRRGVAVATALGDRYAALEGQLRVATLLEDQGRRLEAAALRRQLESPDREPQLSRLHYFNQLRLAANLVQRHAYGEALTLLERVARAADGQSPAGEALPRGVLWRAQVDLLWLLGAVTECQTAAECALAHPMPGDDAAGVPWIRLAQIHALLGQDQQAERALAHADAFLSAAPHLTYSRGLWHLAHAEFRAYTRRDRRDSLETVLTVARQHGHPELLTHALALRAQWHAGEQDWPAARRDAEDALARMTTAAPRDDHALPWRVLLELPGVDPAKHLAVASAARDWIGSILGHPLPRPYRDSFLARPTQRALLAVGSGLGQSLTGKED, encoded by the coding sequence ATGACGGGAGAAAGCCTCACCCCAGCCACAACAGGAACGGGCCAGACCTGGTTCCTGAAGCTGCTGGGGGGCGTGTATGTCCTGGACGGATCGGCCCACCGGCGCATCGAGCCGAGTCTGGCCGCCGTGCTAGCATATCTCGCGCTGCGGGGGCGCACCCACAAATACCGTCTGGCCGGGTGGCTGTGGCCGGACGCTGGTGAGATAGCGGCGCGGGCCAACATGCGCCAACTGCTGCGGCGGGTACGGCTGAGCCTGGGGCCGGATTTTATTCAGGGCACAGGTGAGATTGCACTCCATCCCCAGGTCAGGGTGGATCTGGTGGACTTTCAGCGACAGGTGCAGGCCGGAGCTTTGCACGACATCCTGACCCATCAGGGCGAGTTGCTCGAACACCTGACCTTCGACAACGCTCCGGATTTCGCCGAGTGGCTCGAAGGTGAGCGCGAGCGCCTGCTGCAACTGCGGCTGAGCGCGGCCCTGCGGGCGTCGGAAGCGTTGCGACAGGACGAAAAGAGCGCCGAGGCCCTGCTGTATGCCCAGCACGCCTTGAGTCTGGAGCCCCTGAGCGAGGAGGCCGCCCGGCAGGTCATGATGCTGTACCACGGGCGCGGAGATCGCAGCGCGGCCCTGCAGGCCTATGAGCGCTTCCGTCAGATGTTGAGAGACCGGCTCGGCGTGGAGCCGTCGCCCGAAACGCAGGCGCTGGGCGAGCGGATTCGCCTGGACGCGCTGCCGCGCCTTGCGCCGCGTACCGTCCCAGATCCACTGCCGCTGCCTGCACTGGTGGGCCGTGACCACGAACTGGGCGTGCTGGCGCAGGCGTGGGAGAGGGGACAGATGATCTTCGTCAGCGGTGAGGCAGGGATGGGTAAGACCCTGCTGACCATGACCTTTGCCGCCGGGCGCGGACGCGCGCTGCGGTTTGAGGCCCTGCCCGGCGACCGGCAGGTGCCCTACGTCACTGCTGCCCGGATGGTCCGCCGCCTGCTGGAACACTGGCCCACGGGCCGGGAGCCAGGGGGCCTGCCCGAATGGGTGGCGGGGGAAGTGGCTCGCCTGGTGCCGGACGTGTTCGGGCAGGTGGGTACGCCGCTGACCTCGGCGGCAGACCGGCTGCGCTTCTTCGACGCCCTGATAGAGCTCAACCGTCTGGCCTGCGCCGACATTGATGTGTGTGTGCTGGACGACGCCCACTTTGCCGACGAGGCCACAAGCGAGTTCGCCGAGTATTTTCTTGCGCACCTCGCCTCGCTCCCGCAGGCGCCTTTCCCGGTGTGGATAGACGTCTACCGCGACGACGAACTGCCCGAAGCGGCCCGCCGAACTGTGCAGACGTTGACCGACGCGGGCCTGGCGATCAACCTTCAGCTCACACCCCTGTCGGTGGAGGGCGTGGGCGAACTGCTGGGCATCCTGAATCTTCCAGAAGGCCTCCAGCAGCAGGCGGCCCGTTACCGTGCCTACACCGGCGGCAATCCGCTGTTCATTCTGGAGACCGTGCGCGATCTGAGCGAGGGCACTGGACTAGATGACCTCGCTCGCTTGCCGACCAAGGTGGCGGGGCTCATCGCCCGGCGGCTTTCGCGGCTGAGTCCAGCGGCGTTACAGATGGCGCGGGCGGCAGCCACCCTAGGCGGCGAATTTACCCTGGATCAGCTGGGCGAGGTGCTGGATCTCGGACCGCTCGCGGCGGTGCAGGGCTGGGACGAACTGGGCCACGCCGGAATCGTGCGCGGCGAGTCGCTGGCCCATGACCTGATGCGGGTGGCGATTCGCGCCGGAACGCCAGCGGCCACCCAGATCCTGCTGCACCGGAGTTCGGCCCGGGCCCTTGAACGGGCCCCCGGGCCCAGCAGCGCTCATGCCCAGCGCATTGCCCAGCACTACCAGGGGGGACGCCAGCCTCTGCAAGCGGCGGCGTGGTACCTGAAGGCCGCGCAGGGGCTGGTGGAGCTGATGCAGTACGGCCCGGCCCTGAAGCTGCGCGAACAGGCGGCGGCGCTGTACGAGGAGGCGCTGGAGTTTGATCTGGCCCTGGATGTACGGCTGGGCACCCTGAGCGCACCGTGGGCCGAGGAGCAGCCGGCAGCGCTGAGATCAGTCGTGGACGGGCTGCTTCGCCTCGCGTCAGACGATGTTCAGCGGGCGGCGGCCCGGCTGGGTCAGGCCACCCTGCGTCTGGCTGAATCCAACCTGCAACCGGTTTCTCTGGTGACTCCGGACAGGGCCGCCACTTCCCACCAGATCCGGCTGGAGGCCCTGGACCTGGCGCGAGAGGGTCAGGCGCTGCTGACCCGTGAAAGTGGGCTGCTCCACGACCGCCTGCAGGCGCTGCTGTTGCGCATTGAGGTAAAGGCGCTGGTTTCCGTTCATGATCAGGCGGGTCTAGAGGAGCGGCTGGGGGCTGCCGCAGCGCTACTGACCCACCTCCCGCAGTCGCAGGCGGCGATCCTGTTGCTGTATACGGTGGGAGAGGGCCTGATGCGGCAGGCGCAGCCCGAGGGCGCGCTGGACACCGTGCGGCGTGGTGTCGCCGTGGCCACGGCACTGGGAGACCGGTACGCGGCGCTGGAAGGTCAGTTGCGCGTGGCCACTCTGCTCGAGGACCAGGGGAGGCGGTTGGAGGCCGCCGCGTTGCGGCGGCAACTGGAATCACCGGACAGGGAGCCACAGCTCAGCCGCCTCCATTACTTCAACCAGTTGCGCCTGGCCGCCAATCTGGTGCAGCGCCATGCTTACGGAGAGGCCCTGACCCTACTGGAGCGGGTGGCACGGGCTGCCGACGGGCAATCGCCGGCTGGCGAAGCATTGCCAAGAGGGGTGCTGTGGCGGGCCCAGGTGGACCTGCTGTGGCTGCTGGGGGCGGTTACGGAGTGTCAGACGGCGGCGGAGTGCGCACTGGCCCACCCCATGCCGGGCGACGATGCTGCGGGCGTGCCGTGGATCCGGCTGGCCCAGATTCACGCCTTGCTGGGGCAGGATCAACAGGCGGAGCGAGCGCTGGCCCACGCCGACGCCTTCTTGAGTGCCGCTCCCCATTTGACGTACTCGCGGGGGCTGTGGCATCTGGCCCACGCTGAATTTCGCGCTTACACGCGCAGGGACCGCCGCGACTCACTGGAGACTGTGCTGACCGTGGCTCGGCAACACGGCCACCCGGAACTGCTGACCCACGCCTTGGCCCTGCGGGCGCAGTGGCACGCGGGGGAACAGGACTGGCCTGCCGCCCGGCGCGATGCCGAGGACGCCCTTGCACGCATGACCACCGCCGCGCCGCGCGACGATCACGCGCTGCCGTGGCGGGTCCTTCTGGAACTGCCAGGCGTTGATCCTGCCAAGCATCTGGCCGTCGCAAGCGCGGCCCGTGATTGGATCGGCAGCATTCTTGGACATCCATTGCCGCGGCCCTACCGAGATTCGTTCCTGGCTCGGCCCACCCAGCGGGCCCTCCTGGCGGTCGGGAGCGGCCTCGGCCAGTCACTCACAGGCAAAGAAGACTAA